One genomic segment of Paenibacillus sp. FSL H8-0332 includes these proteins:
- a CDS encoding DUF6773 family protein: MSRTNLDERQLQKRHKAGNQAFLLMAFLLLADMGLQNYGMKWLEYPLSNYAIFMLGVGSYLVRLIWSGAYVGPGGAQGGAKGKNVLGALLAIVVAACILIVTFVNPTPAQSAADSGANGKVILIISVTAGLVILSTVYLIRRRNNRAE; this comes from the coding sequence ATGAGCAGAACGAACCTGGATGAGAGACAATTGCAGAAGCGGCACAAGGCGGGGAATCAGGCATTTCTTTTGATGGCATTCTTATTGCTGGCAGACATGGGGCTGCAAAACTACGGAATGAAGTGGCTGGAGTATCCGCTTAGCAATTACGCAATTTTCATGCTGGGTGTGGGTTCCTATCTCGTACGGCTGATCTGGAGCGGTGCATATGTGGGACCGGGCGGAGCACAGGGCGGAGCAAAAGGTAAAAACGTACTGGGTGCACTGCTGGCAATAGTGGTGGCAGCCTGTATCCTTATCGTTACCTTCGTGAATCCAACCCCCGCCCAATCAGCAGCTGACAGCGGTGCGAACGGGAAGGTGATTCTGATCATTTCTGTTACAGCAGGACTGGTCATCTTAAGCACCGTGTACTTGATCCGGCGGAGGAATAACCGGGCGGAGTAG
- the nirD gene encoding nitrite reductase small subunit NirD: MERSNREYTVGAVEDFMPQIGRVVNAGEVELAIFRTSAGAFYAIKNHSPHPKGGPLAEGIVSGYYLYDPLHDWKIDLRTGEVQAPDQGQAEVYPAAVDGGVVKVTLPAAVARL, translated from the coding sequence ATGGAACGGAGTAACCGGGAGTATACAGTAGGAGCTGTTGAAGATTTCATGCCCCAGATTGGCCGGGTAGTGAACGCAGGAGAGGTAGAATTAGCCATATTTCGCACATCGGCTGGCGCCTTCTATGCCATTAAGAACCATAGTCCCCACCCAAAGGGCGGTCCGCTCGCTGAGGGGATAGTATCAGGCTATTATTTGTACGATCCGCTGCATGACTGGAAAATCGATCTGCGCACCGGAGAGGTTCAGGCTCCGGACCAGGGCCAGGCCGAAGTCTATCCGGCAGCCGTGGATGGCGGAGTCGTCAAGGTCACTTTGCCTGCGGCAGTAGCAAGGCTATAA
- the ric gene encoding iron-sulfur cluster repair di-iron protein, producing the protein MQPGFTPEAMVRDIVLQFPKAADYFKAQRIDFCCGGAKPLAEAAAEKGLDPAAMVQELNKLQEQHPVLEEDTAWNEASSEELVDYIVNKHHRYLREELPLISQNVTKVFRVHGEDSPHLGEMHRLFNMLREELLQHTAKEEESEFPKMLAYTQNPSEEGLAELRGLLHNLEAEHDGAGEILRELRRVTNDYTPPAHACTTYRLTYARLEELEGMTFEHVHLENNILFLRYQ; encoded by the coding sequence ATTCAACCGGGTTTTACCCCGGAAGCAATGGTAAGGGATATTGTCCTTCAGTTCCCCAAGGCCGCAGATTATTTCAAGGCACAGCGGATCGATTTCTGCTGCGGAGGCGCAAAGCCGCTGGCTGAAGCCGCTGCCGAGAAGGGTCTTGACCCGGCAGCAATGGTTCAGGAATTGAACAAACTGCAGGAGCAGCATCCGGTTCTGGAAGAGGATACCGCCTGGAACGAGGCTTCGTCAGAGGAGCTGGTGGATTATATTGTGAACAAGCATCACCGCTACCTGCGTGAAGAGCTTCCGCTAATCAGCCAAAATGTAACCAAGGTGTTCCGCGTTCACGGTGAGGATTCACCGCACCTCGGAGAGATGCACCGTCTGTTCAATATGCTGCGTGAAGAGCTGCTGCAGCATACGGCGAAGGAAGAAGAGAGCGAATTCCCTAAGATGCTGGCCTACACTCAGAACCCAAGCGAAGAAGGACTTGCTGAGCTGCGCGGATTGCTGCATAATCTGGAAGCTGAGCATGACGGGGCCGGAGAGATTCTGCGTGAGCTGCGTAGAGTTACTAATGACTACACACCTCCCGCGCATGCCTGCACCACTTATCGCCTGACGTATGCCCGCCTTGAAGAACTGGAAGGCATGACATTTGAGCATGTGCATTTGGAGAACAATATTCTGTTCCTGCGTTATCAATAG
- a CDS encoding Crp/Fnr family transcriptional regulator translates to MKEHYNVIEARGNTNCFSEQNFNRLLVTMKERMVPEGSHLFWEGDFSDKLFYIKRGRVKLTKSTDEGKELILYMYQAGDMVGQADPFFSTKHSFTAEVIEESEVGVIEQKDLEILICQHCDFAIDFMKWMGIHHRLTQTKFRDLMMYGKPGALCSTLIRLGNTYGEKTGDSILINKKITHTDLSNMIGATRESVNRMLSDLRKKDAVEYENGMIVIKNLTMLQEICHCELCPNEICRI, encoded by the coding sequence ATAAAGGAACATTATAATGTTATCGAAGCCCGCGGCAATACAAACTGTTTCTCCGAACAGAACTTTAACCGGCTTTTGGTCACAATGAAGGAACGCATGGTCCCAGAGGGTTCTCACCTGTTTTGGGAAGGCGACTTTTCGGATAAATTGTTTTATATCAAACGTGGACGAGTGAAATTAACCAAATCAACAGACGAAGGCAAAGAACTGATTCTGTATATGTATCAGGCAGGTGACATGGTAGGCCAGGCAGACCCGTTCTTCAGCACGAAGCATAGCTTCACCGCCGAAGTTATTGAGGAAAGTGAAGTTGGCGTTATCGAGCAGAAGGATCTTGAGATTCTGATCTGCCAGCACTGCGACTTCGCTATCGACTTCATGAAATGGATGGGCATTCATCACCGTCTCACACAGACGAAATTCCGCGATCTGATGATGTACGGCAAACCGGGTGCACTCTGCTCCACACTGATCCGTCTGGGGAATACGTATGGCGAGAAGACTGGCGACAGCATTCTCATCAACAAAAAAATCACCCATACCGATCTCTCCAACATGATCGGCGCTACTCGTGAGAGCGTCAACCGCATGCTGAGTGATTTGCGTAAAAAAGACGCGGTAGAGTATGAGAATGGCATGATTGTCATCAAGAATCTGACGATGCTTCAGGAAATCTGCCACTGCGAATTATGTCCCAATGAAATTTGCCGAATTTAA
- a CDS encoding SDR family oxidoreductase, which yields MNILILGATGRVGSHIVTHALQDGHHVTVLVRTPEKVHPLHANLTIIEGNVLNQDDVARAVQGNDVVISALNTDGTTTLSDSMPFIIEAMYGEGIERIITVGTAGVLQSEISPELLRYQSSESKRRSTRAAEEHEQAYRLLERSTLKWTIVCPTALRDGERLGIYRVRQDILPEGGTEISVADTAELTYSQIEASDFIRARVGIAY from the coding sequence ATGAATATATTGATTCTTGGTGCTACCGGCCGGGTGGGGAGCCACATTGTTACCCATGCTCTTCAAGATGGACATCATGTGACAGTGCTGGTCCGCACACCGGAGAAGGTTCATCCTCTCCATGCCAACCTGACGATTATCGAAGGTAACGTTCTTAATCAAGATGATGTCGCCCGGGCAGTGCAGGGAAATGATGTAGTTATTAGTGCATTGAACACTGACGGGACAACCACGCTTTCAGACAGTATGCCTTTTATCATCGAAGCCATGTATGGGGAGGGGATAGAGCGCATTATAACCGTAGGAACTGCGGGTGTTCTCCAAAGTGAGATTTCGCCTGAACTCCTGCGTTATCAATCCAGCGAATCTAAACGCAGGTCCACCCGTGCCGCAGAGGAACATGAACAAGCCTATCGCTTGCTGGAGCGATCGACGCTGAAATGGACCATTGTGTGCCCAACCGCTTTGCGAGACGGAGAACGCTTGGGAATTTATCGTGTGAGACAAGATATTCTGCCCGAAGGCGGTACTGAAATATCTGTAGCGGATACAGCGGAATTAACCTATAGTCAAATTGAAGCTAGCGATTTCATAAGAGCTCGTGTGGGTATAGCTTATTAA
- a CDS encoding helix-turn-helix domain-containing protein, with protein sequence MEEHQMTMCPRFETAFSFLGKRWNGLIIQTLMSGPKRFKDISGLIPSMSDKMLSERMKDLECEGILVRHVYPETPVRIEYELTVKGRALEPVMQQIQSWAESWVE encoded by the coding sequence ATGGAAGAACATCAAATGACGATGTGCCCGAGATTTGAGACGGCTTTTTCGTTTCTGGGCAAGCGTTGGAACGGACTCATTATTCAGACCTTGATGAGCGGCCCCAAGCGGTTCAAGGATATTTCTGGACTGATTCCGTCAATGAGCGATAAGATGCTGTCCGAGCGCATGAAGGATCTGGAATGCGAGGGTATTCTGGTACGTCATGTGTACCCGGAGACACCAGTGCGCATTGAATATGAATTAACAGTGAAGGGCCGTGCGCTTGAGCCGGTCATGCAGCAAATCCAGTCCTGGGCCGAGAGCTGGGTGGAGTAG
- the nirB gene encoding nitrite reductase large subunit NirB, whose product MAAEREKLVLIGNGMAGVGTIEQILKLGGAYDITVFGSEPHPNYNRIMLSYVLEGSKTIEDIILNDLGWYEDNHITLHTGTTVTRIAEQNKLILTDNGLAVPYDKAIISTGSNSFILPVPGSTKDGVVGFRDIADCDAMLAAAKQYRTAAVIGGGLLGLEAAKGLVNLGMDVTVVHLLEDLMERQLDRTASSMLQAELTRQGVKFAMGKQTVELTGEERVTGLRFSDGSELPAEFVVMAVGIKPNVQLAKDSGITVNRGIVVDDYMQTSMTDVYSVGECTEHRGTCYGLVAPLFEQGMVLAKHLSGVQTPGYEGSVVATKLKISGVDVFSAGEFTETPEHTVISAKDEWKRTYKKILLKDNVIVGAVLFGDVTESANLQKLVKNSTEMTNEIYDEVMGTSCCGGGGAKKGMSVEAMADEEIVCGCNGVTKKAIVDAVTENGFTTVDEIKACTGATRSCGGCKPVVEQILQFVLGDSFQQSAKQGICSCTPLSRDEIVAEITAKGLKTTKEVMHVLDWKQAEGCSKCRPAVNYYLGMIYPDTHEDEKESRFVNERMSANIQKDGTYTVIPRMYGGVTTPEDLKRIADVSLKYDVKVVKVTGGQRLDLIGVKKEDVPKVWEELDMPSGYGYAKSLRTVKTCVGSQFCRFGTQDSMGMGAMLERKYERLDMPAKFKMAVNGCPRNCAESCTKDIGIVGNDGGWEVFIGGNGGIKPRIADAFCKVKTDEELVEVCSAVIQYYRETGNYLERTSEWVERMGLEHIQTVIMGSDDNRKELAARIDFALAQVSDPWKKMLDDKNTRTALFEQTQV is encoded by the coding sequence GTGGCAGCGGAAAGAGAAAAGTTAGTGCTGATTGGGAATGGCATGGCGGGAGTAGGCACTATTGAGCAGATTCTAAAGCTGGGCGGGGCTTATGATATTACTGTCTTCGGCAGTGAGCCGCATCCCAACTATAACCGGATTATGTTGTCCTATGTACTTGAAGGCAGCAAGACGATTGAAGACATCATCCTCAACGATCTCGGGTGGTATGAAGATAATCATATTACACTGCATACCGGCACAACGGTTACCCGGATCGCTGAACAGAACAAACTAATATTGACCGATAATGGACTGGCGGTTCCTTACGATAAAGCAATTATTTCAACAGGCTCGAATTCTTTTATTTTACCCGTACCCGGCAGCACCAAGGATGGAGTAGTCGGCTTCCGCGATATCGCGGATTGTGATGCAATGCTGGCAGCAGCGAAGCAGTACCGCACGGCGGCTGTGATCGGCGGAGGCCTGCTAGGTCTTGAAGCTGCAAAGGGTCTTGTCAATCTGGGCATGGATGTTACTGTTGTGCATCTGCTGGAGGATCTGATGGAGCGTCAGCTGGATCGTACCGCTTCTTCAATGCTACAGGCAGAACTTACGCGTCAAGGTGTGAAATTTGCCATGGGCAAGCAGACTGTGGAACTGACCGGCGAAGAACGGGTTACTGGTCTACGCTTCAGTGACGGCAGTGAGTTGCCGGCAGAGTTTGTAGTGATGGCTGTTGGAATCAAGCCGAATGTCCAGCTTGCGAAGGACAGCGGAATTACCGTTAACCGCGGGATCGTAGTTGACGATTATATGCAGACTTCTATGACAGATGTTTATTCTGTCGGCGAATGTACAGAACATCGGGGAACCTGCTACGGACTCGTTGCACCGCTATTTGAGCAGGGCATGGTTCTCGCCAAGCATTTGTCCGGGGTACAGACTCCGGGCTATGAAGGCTCAGTTGTAGCAACCAAACTCAAAATTTCCGGGGTAGATGTGTTCTCCGCTGGTGAATTCACCGAAACGCCTGAGCATACCGTCATTTCTGCCAAGGATGAATGGAAGCGAACCTACAAGAAGATTTTGCTTAAGGATAATGTGATTGTCGGTGCCGTTCTGTTCGGTGATGTAACGGAGTCTGCGAACTTGCAGAAGCTTGTGAAAAACAGCACAGAGATGACCAATGAAATCTATGATGAAGTTATGGGCACAAGCTGCTGCGGCGGAGGCGGAGCCAAGAAAGGGATGTCCGTTGAAGCGATGGCCGATGAAGAAATCGTCTGCGGCTGCAACGGGGTTACCAAAAAGGCTATTGTGGATGCAGTTACGGAGAACGGCTTCACTACAGTGGATGAGATTAAGGCTTGTACGGGTGCAACCCGTTCCTGCGGCGGCTGTAAGCCTGTGGTTGAGCAGATTCTGCAGTTTGTTCTCGGAGACAGTTTCCAGCAAAGCGCCAAGCAGGGCATTTGCAGCTGTACCCCGCTTAGCCGGGATGAGATTGTAGCGGAGATTACAGCCAAAGGCCTTAAGACCACCAAGGAAGTCATGCATGTCCTGGACTGGAAGCAGGCAGAAGGCTGTTCCAAATGCCGCCCAGCAGTGAACTATTATCTGGGGATGATCTACCCCGACACTCATGAGGATGAGAAGGAATCCCGGTTCGTCAATGAACGGATGAGCGCCAATATTCAGAAGGACGGAACCTATACAGTTATCCCGCGGATGTATGGCGGGGTGACGACTCCTGAGGATTTGAAGCGGATTGCCGATGTGTCCCTGAAATATGATGTGAAGGTTGTGAAGGTGACGGGCGGACAACGCCTGGATCTGATTGGTGTTAAAAAAGAGGATGTACCAAAGGTGTGGGAGGAGCTGGATATGCCTTCCGGCTATGGCTATGCGAAATCCCTGCGTACGGTGAAGACCTGTGTAGGTTCGCAGTTCTGCCGCTTCGGCACACAGGATTCCATGGGCATGGGCGCTATGCTTGAGCGCAAGTATGAGCGGCTGGATATGCCAGCCAAGTTCAAGATGGCGGTTAACGGCTGTCCGCGTAACTGTGCAGAGTCCTGCACGAAGGATATTGGGATTGTCGGCAATGACGGCGGCTGGGAAGTATTCATCGGCGGCAACGGCGGGATTAAACCACGGATCGCAGATGCCTTCTGCAAGGTGAAAACCGACGAGGAGCTGGTTGAGGTCTGCTCCGCGGTCATCCAGTATTACCGTGAGACCGGTAATTACTTGGAGAGAACCTCCGAATGGGTAGAGCGCATGGGCCTGGAGCATATCCAGACTGTAATCATGGGCAGTGACGACAACCGTAAGGAGCTGGCGGCACGTATTGACTTTGCCCTGGCCCAGGTGAGTGATCCTTGGAAAAAAATGCTGGATGACAAAAACACCCGCACCGCGTTGTTCGAGCAGACACAGGTATAG
- a CDS encoding formate/nitrite transporter family protein, with amino-acid sequence MFTQSVENIVETAVGKRDKMNESLPKYFLAALLAGAYVGIGIILIFSLGAPLAAIKSPFQPLIMGASFGIALTLVVFAGSELFTGNNMFFTVSTLAGRTTVWDTVKNWVLVFLGNVAGAVVLALLIQGSGLFKAAPAEHLIFAAAAKKMSLPFSELFFRGILCNWLVCLALWMSSRAKSEAAKLVLIWWCLFAFIASGYEHSVANMTLLSVAVLLPNHPETVSIAGWFHNMIPVTLGNIIGGGVFVGMAYWLISPVRTPRNVSATPQTKKAS; translated from the coding sequence ATGTTTACGCAGAGCGTAGAGAATATCGTTGAGACAGCCGTAGGCAAACGCGACAAGATGAATGAGAGCCTGCCCAAGTATTTCTTGGCGGCACTCCTGGCAGGAGCTTATGTAGGTATTGGTATTATTCTGATCTTCTCGCTGGGGGCGCCGCTGGCCGCGATCAAGTCACCGTTCCAGCCGCTGATTATGGGCGCATCCTTCGGGATTGCCCTGACCCTGGTTGTATTCGCAGGTTCAGAGCTGTTCACGGGAAATAATATGTTCTTCACGGTAAGCACGCTTGCCGGGAGAACTACGGTCTGGGACACCGTGAAGAACTGGGTCCTGGTATTCCTCGGCAATGTAGCCGGTGCAGTAGTTCTTGCCCTGCTGATTCAGGGATCGGGTCTCTTCAAGGCAGCGCCTGCCGAGCATCTGATCTTCGCGGCAGCAGCCAAGAAGATGAGCCTGCCGTTCTCGGAGCTGTTCTTCCGCGGCATTCTCTGTAACTGGCTGGTCTGCCTGGCGCTCTGGATGTCCTCCCGCGCCAAGAGTGAAGCGGCGAAGCTGGTGCTGATCTGGTGGTGTCTGTTCGCCTTCATCGCGAGCGGCTATGAACACAGTGTAGCGAACATGACACTCCTCAGTGTAGCTGTGCTGCTGCCGAATCATCCAGAGACTGTAAGCATCGCCGGCTGGTTCCACAACATGATTCCTGTTACGCTAGGCAATATCATCGGCGGCGGTGTATTCGTCGGCATGGCCTACTGGCTAATCTCACCTGTGCGAACTCCGCGTAACGTATCTGCTACCCCTCAGACTAAGAAAGCAAGCTAA
- a CDS encoding helix-turn-helix transcriptional regulator yields the protein MGKNLRLKASRAARDMSQKQLADAVGVTRQTIIAIENGDYNPTLRLCIDICVTLGKTLDQLFWEGTKDEQNEPG from the coding sequence ATGGGGAAAAATCTGAGGCTCAAAGCCTCGAGAGCGGCAAGAGACATGTCGCAAAAGCAACTGGCGGATGCTGTGGGGGTCACAAGGCAGACAATTATCGCGATTGAGAACGGTGATTACAACCCGACCCTGAGGTTGTGCATTGACATTTGTGTAACACTTGGGAAGACGCTGGATCAATTATTTTGGGAGGGAACGAAGGATGAGCAGAACGAACCTGGATGA
- a CDS encoding Gfo/Idh/MocA family oxidoreductase, whose amino-acid sequence MKLPVRKRVAMIGIGDIARKVYLPLLSRHDQAEVVGVLSHSSATVERAVQAYRLQRGTTELTELLSWDLDAVFIHSPTTTHYELVTACLENGVSVYVDKPLSYDLEESRRMAELAENKGLLLGVGFNRRYAPMYAAAKSWLHKAGGISQSTAVKHRTKLQQGSSHETIHDDLIHMLDLLLWLSGGDYELLHSSLKADAEGRLLHASGMLGWENGTTGHYSMVRDAGADLEKLELHGHGRSVEVTDMERVILYEQGSLPRTQNFGSWDTLLERRGFSGAVSHYLSNIATPEQCGISASAVLPSHELAARLSR is encoded by the coding sequence ATGAAATTACCTGTCCGCAAAAGAGTGGCAATGATCGGCATTGGCGATATTGCCCGTAAAGTCTATTTGCCGCTGCTCTCCCGGCATGATCAGGCCGAGGTGGTGGGAGTGCTCAGCCATTCCTCTGCTACGGTCGAGCGGGCTGTCCAGGCTTATCGCCTTCAGCGGGGGACAACCGAGCTTACGGAGCTGCTGTCCTGGGATCTGGATGCTGTGTTCATACATAGTCCTACAACTACGCATTATGAGCTGGTTACCGCATGCCTGGAGAATGGGGTGTCAGTGTATGTGGACAAGCCGCTCTCCTATGATCTGGAGGAATCCCGCCGGATGGCAGAGCTTGCTGAGAATAAGGGGCTGCTGCTGGGGGTGGGCTTCAACCGCCGCTACGCCCCGATGTATGCTGCCGCCAAATCCTGGCTGCATAAGGCTGGAGGCATCAGCCAATCCACCGCAGTCAAGCACCGGACGAAGCTGCAGCAGGGCAGCAGCCATGAGACGATCCATGATGACCTGATTCATATGCTGGATCTGCTGCTCTGGCTGTCTGGCGGGGATTATGAGCTGCTGCACAGCAGCCTGAAGGCGGATGCGGAGGGACGACTTCTGCACGCCTCGGGAATGCTGGGCTGGGAGAATGGGACCACCGGCCATTACAGCATGGTCCGGGATGCCGGGGCCGATCTGGAGAAGCTGGAGCTGCACGGACATGGCAGATCGGTTGAGGTGACCGATATGGAACGGGTTATATTATATGAGCAGGGCTCGTTGCCGCGCACGCAGAACTTCGGCAGCTGGGATACCCTGCTGGAGCGCAGAGGCTTCAGCGGAGCGGTCAGCCATTATCTCAGCAATATAGCGACACCGGAGCAATGCGGTATTTCCGCTTCGGCTGTATTGCCGAGCCATGAATTAGCAGCAAGACTAAGCCGCTGA
- a CDS encoding VTT domain-containing protein, with protein sequence MRKWLTVILYVSCIILAFIYRYELLAWLREDHPLYLSMLAATVLALFPVLPYKLIIGLFGYAYGSFAGALICWSATTIAAALVYGVVKSMFQSKSMAYLSSISALDRFVSAVQERPFASVVIARLAPIIPQMAVNIYAGAAGLPFWSYLGATALGKIPGIALYAFLGGQMFQHPRSAAIAIIVYIAVLAVAGLSMRRRPTAGR encoded by the coding sequence ATGAGAAAATGGTTAACGGTTATTCTGTATGTTTCGTGCATAATCCTCGCGTTTATCTACAGGTATGAACTCCTGGCCTGGCTTAGAGAGGATCATCCTTTGTATTTGTCCATGCTCGCTGCCACTGTGCTGGCCTTATTTCCGGTCCTGCCCTACAAGCTGATTATCGGTCTGTTCGGGTATGCCTATGGAAGCTTCGCGGGAGCGTTAATCTGCTGGAGTGCTACTACTATAGCGGCAGCCCTTGTTTATGGAGTGGTTAAATCAATGTTCCAGAGCAAATCGATGGCCTATCTGAGCAGCATCTCAGCGCTGGACAGATTTGTGTCCGCTGTGCAAGAGCGTCCTTTTGCATCCGTAGTGATTGCCCGGCTGGCACCGATTATCCCGCAGATGGCTGTGAATATCTACGCAGGTGCTGCCGGACTGCCTTTCTGGAGCTACCTTGGAGCCACCGCACTTGGCAAAATTCCCGGCATCGCCCTCTACGCTTTCCTCGGAGGACAGATGTTCCAGCATCCGCGGAGTGCAGCTATAGCTATAATCGTGTATATTGCCGTACTGGCCGTGGCCGGATTATCCATGCGCC